In the Alkaliphilus oremlandii OhILAs genome, one interval contains:
- a CDS encoding ribosomal-processing cysteine protease Prp, translating into MISISIYRNRKKGIEQFIVTGHAYAAEPGQDIVCAAVSVLTQTTVLGLYEVAQVAIEHEIKSGYLKCRLPMNLTEKELYDIKLLMDTMLLGLKNIQESYPQYIEIHDKEV; encoded by the coding sequence ATGATATCAATTTCTATTTATCGTAATCGGAAGAAAGGCATTGAACAATTTATTGTAACAGGTCATGCCTATGCGGCAGAACCTGGACAGGATATCGTATGTGCTGCGGTTTCTGTTTTAACACAGACCACAGTCTTAGGGCTCTATGAAGTAGCGCAGGTTGCTATCGAACATGAAATAAAGAGCGGATATCTAAAATGTAGATTGCCAATGAATTTAACGGAAAAAGAGCTATATGACATAAAGCTTTTAATGGATACGATGCTCCTTGGACTAAAAAATATTCAAGAGAGTTATCCACAATATATTGAGATTCATGACAAGGAGGTGTAA